Genomic segment of Arachis hypogaea cultivar Tifrunner chromosome 16, arahy.Tifrunner.gnm2.J5K5, whole genome shotgun sequence:
gataaaaataaaagtgtctctcaactcgacacgagacaaaacaaaagtgTCCCTCAACTCAGCACGAGACAAAAGTAGAAAAATCTCCTGAAGTTCCTTTAAAAAATCAGAAATTAATATTCAGTAAAAAAGGTTAACATTCAACCCCTTTCTCTAAGGCACTAATTACCATCAAGTATGAAAAGAGATGAtaaattatgttttattattcaatttatatttattgaaaagaaataatattaacattaaagacatagaataatttatataaaagtaaagcataaaagaatataaaaatataaaatatttaaaaaaataaatattatgagaataaaaaaataaaaagaatcttgAATTAATAATACAAAGAATAAAATTAAGTTATGCAATCTTAGAGAAAAATTTGACGTGGCAAAAtagatttatatattttttctggataataaaagaaaaaaatgaatcatTCATTCATGAATTATATCGAATGTTATTCTTGCTATTTATGTTAATATGATATACTCGTATACATTTGTattgacaaataaaataataaaaaagaaggaaagaaagaaagaatacatAAAGCTATACATATATAATGGGACAATTCCGTACAAACTAATTAAGTGGAACATCCTCTAACAAAATCTTGAATGGCATTAACCTTAGCGCCTTTGGAAGTTAAATGTCTTAACTGATATAGCAAATGAGAATGCAAAAAGTGCTCCAAATCCAACAACCACAGCTGCAACCACTCCCAAGAAATCATGCCTGAAGCCAAAGTAATGTCTCAAAAAGTCTTCAATTTTTGGTTTACTTCCATCGTTGGATTCAATGCTTCCCTGCAAATCTCCATATTGTGATGCCACCAAACCATACAAACTCCAAGCCACTGGATTTAACCAATAGTACCATCTCCACCATATTGGAATACTCTGATGACcaatgcaaataaaatatatattaatattaaattcaaaatttattaaccaTATTACTAGAAATACTTATGTGATTTTAGAGGACAATTAATGCGggcaaaaaattttttatatgatttgttAGGAGATGAAATCCTGAAAAATTAGATTGttggtaattttaaaaaatatggggCAAATAAAATTCGtcgaaaacaaattacaaaatataCATTTGTCGGAGataaattgtcaattttttttttaatttttaaaaagtgaaTTCATCAACGGagaattgtatttttatttttaatattttaaaaatacaattttccAAAACgaattgtttttttattatttttaagttttttaaaaatataatacattAACAGCAAATTCTAAATACTACATATTAGTAAATAACGATATTACAccattcttttaaaaattaccaAACCTAAAatcatatacaaattaaaaaagtgaattaatacatactttaaaaatatttataaccacatattttatgtcatttttaaatataatagataaataTAAGTGGTTATAAATATTTCTGCAATCCACATTAAACATAATACAAGAGAATATAAgaatggaaaagtataggtagagaatgaaaatattaaataatgtaaacAATGGATATATCGAATGTTCAATTcatttatacaaattaaaaaagtgaattaatacatactttaaaaatatttataaccacatattttatgtcatttttaaatataatagataaataTAAGTGGTTATAAATATTTCTGCAATCCGCATTAAACATAATACAAGAGAATATAAgaatggaaaagtataggtagagaatgaaaatattaaataatgtaaacaatggatatatcgaatgttcaattcattaggtgtgCGGATAGTTATTCTAATTTAAGTGGATAATTTGAAGATGTATGTAGTGTGTTTTTACTCTATTAGACCAATTTTAGAattcattattcatattgttcacaaaaattattgtctGTCTAGCAAAGTCCTATAAAGTATTTCTCATAATGTTGTAAGTAGCAAGATGCATCCATTTAATGTGATAGCAACTAAGGAAGTGAGAACTTACTGGTCTTGGGATTATGAATCCTGAGAAGAGATTCCACACTGAGTAGAAAGCAGAAGCAACTATAGTAGAGATGTGTTGATTTGGAGTCATAGCAACCGACATCATGCCATAGTAAGTGAAGTACAAGAAGGTGAAATACATGAAGAATAAGTACCAGAAAACCTTAGTGACTGTCCACTCAAAACCAATCATTGCATAAACTATAATGCCATACACCAATGCCTGTGAAAGAACATATGGGACCTCAATTAGAACCTGCAAAGGAAGATTGAAGttagaaaagaagaggaagacgttAATTATTTACACACAACTAAGTCTTATCTAATTATATGAGGAGTAGAATTACTTGCCTGAGCAAAAGCATACGGCAAAGCTGAATACATTCCGGCTGCTCTTTCTCTATAAAAGACTGTTCTCTCGACTGCAACTACCGGCTGCACGGCATTatcaaaaaatagttattttgttAATAACCACTTGGATTTTCTGCCGAATTCTTAATTCAAATTTGAAATGTACAACGATTCATTcgatagcttttttgttttctaataactaataaaaagggGTCTATTTCTGCCCGAACATTCCATAAAAATGAAATAGATTTCCATGTTAGGGAAATttcctatttattattatttaaattatttattaacttaAGAAGTCTTTCTTTGATTATTATTGGATCTCAACAAAAGAAAAGGattcatttaaaaaatacaaattattgCTTTTACCCAAAATTTGTATGACTTCTCCAAATGTAATAACTAAGATTCCTACAGATAATAACGATCCACATAAAAGAGCTGCATAGCCAAATATCATCATACTTACGTGCATCATTAACCAATGAGATTGTAAAGCGGGTACTAATATTGCAGATTGATGGATTTCGGTTAAAACACCCGAAGTAGCAAAGCCTTGGGTAAAAATAACACTCGGTGCGATTATTGCACTTAAATCGTTTTTATGCTTTTAGCTACTTCTCATTTTGTTCTAGGATTCTTCCTATTCGTAGGTCATTTATGGCACGCGGGAAGAGCTCGCGCAGCTGCCGCAGGATTTGAAAAAGGAATTGATCGCGATTTTGAACCTGTTCTTTCCATGACTCCTCTTAATTGAGATATGAGATCTAATGCTTGAAGTAGGAATCACGTTGATTTTACCATACATATAGGGTTGAGTCGAGCGGGTcagattaaaatcaaaaataaaaagtattttactTCTCGTTTTAATCaatctcatttttttttaattcagatAAATCAGAGTTATCTGGGATTCCTGGAAACAGTCCCAGAGCCCGGCTAGACCCTGGCTGGGGTGCCTTCGGGAACGCGGACACAGGTGGTGCATGGCTGTCGTCAGCTCGTGCCGTAAGGTGTTGGGTTAAGTCCCGCAACGAGCGCAACCCTCGTGCTTAGTTGCCAACATGAAGTTTGGAACCCTGAGCAGACTGCCGGATTAGCATTCTTAATACCAATAAGGAGAACAGCAGCATACATGGAGCCCATGGCATTGGAAAGATCTTGTTGCTTTTTACTGCAATAATTAGGGTGAAGATTTAGTTTTAGATCAAACAAATTACATTAGTTTATAGCGGAAACGATGTCCTAGTTTCTAGTTTGATCTTACATTGTGGAGCCAAGGTCCCAAAACATGCTTCCAAGCACTAAAGCCACTGCGGTTGAGTAAAGAAATCTTATGGCAGTGTACAGCGGATTGCGCCAGTAAGACCAATGTTGTTTCCACAAGCAAGCCAAGCATTGTGTGAAAAAGGACCTTGAGAATTGCGTAGGAAAATAAAGGTCTTTGGAACCAGGAGCCGGAGTACTCAATTCTTTAATAAGTTCTTTGTTTCTCCTGAACCAAAACAAAATCAGCAAATATCCTATGCAATATTTTAGGCTTTGTAGAAATTAGAATAGGAAAATACCTGTATAAATCTGATTTTTTATACACCTCAGAGAAATCGATCCCCAATTCATGTTCTTTAGCTGAATTTGTGACTTCTAGCATCCATGTTGCTGGATTATAGCCATCTTTAATCTTATTAACACCTTGGATTCCCTTCAAGACAAATGTGTGCATATGAGTGAAATTAtttcattttaaatatataattcaatatttttcattttaaatttctgcATAAGATTTCCATTTTCTACCTCAAAGTAGTTAATTAAAGTGGAAGAATGATGCCCAAGTGGTCCAACATATATCTCTTGTCCACCTTGCTTCATTAGCAGAAGCTGTATttcaatggaaaaagaaaaaaaaaagtgtattagAATATAAACCCAGTAATAGAAGAGAACACATTAAAATTGATATGTTTATTTTTCAAGTTTACCTCATCAAAagattcaaaaatatcaatgctaGGCTGATGAATGGTACAGACAACAGTTCTTCCTGTGTCTACTGTGTTCCTAACTGTTCTCATAACAATTGCAGCAGCTCTTGCATCCAGCCCTGAAGTTGGCTCATCCATGAATATTATAGAAGGATTCGCCACCAACTCAACCGCAATCGTCAACCTTTTCCGTTGTTCTGTGGACAAACCACTAATACCAGGCAATCCAACCAAAGCATGCCTTAGTGGTTTCAACTCCACAAGTTCCATCACTTCCTCAATGAACATCTATAACCATGCATTAATCAGTTAGTCTCAAACTTAGTAACATCACCAAAGCCTAAAGGCTTTAGATTCATATACCAACCTTTCTGGTTTTAGCATCAATATCTGGGGACAATCGAAGCCATGCTGAATAGAGCAAGGATTCATATACAGTTACATTAGGAGAGTGGATATCGTTTTGCTCGCAGTATCCGGAAATCCTTGCAAatgtttcttgcttctttggATACCCTGAAACTGTGATGCTCCCTCCAATATAACCTCCAGTTTTTCTACCAGCAAGTACATCCATCAGAGTTGTTTTTCCAGCACCGGTGACTCCCATTAGAGCAGTGAGAACACCTGGCCTAAAAGCTCCACTAACACCCTTCAAAAGAACCAACCTATCCTCAACAACGCCGCGATCCTTCATTGCCTGCAGGTTTAGTGCAAAGATTTTCTTAAAAGTTATTGCACAAtaatgatttgaaatttgaatacaATAATATGTTTCTGCCTTACCTGTGGCATGTCAACAGCATATGTTACTTCATCAAAGGTGATGGAATGTGGCTCAAAAGGAAGAACCATTCCTCTTCTATTATGAGGCGTAATGCTTCCACTTACACTCTCTCCGTTTACCACTGTAAAATGAATCCAATATGGGAATTGTAAATCAACTATATTATGCAGATACAAGCTGTTAGAGGCTTAGTTTTAATGAGATGAAGTACCTCTATTTGAGTGATGAGAAAAGCTATGTCTCAAGAACTTCAAAGCATTACTTCCTTTTTTACTACCATCATTTTCTTCATTGCTTTTACTTTCTTCTGATTTTACAGACTGATGCTTCCCAAGTGCTGCATAACCAATCTTGTGATATTAGTACAAAACTTTTGTTCTGAAGTTGGTTTAGTAAACATTAAGGCGAAGAAAGAAACTTACGATCCAAGTAAGTGAGAGCAAGAATGTAACCAAAGTTAAAGATTAAGGTGTATCCAATCAAAGCTCCAACAGCTATCCAATACCAGTAAGACTGAGTAAAAAATCCGCGCGACTTCAAAACTTGAATTCCTAGAGTTTCATTTGAACCAGGTAGAACCTTTTTCATGAGACAACATAAACAAACATTAGATCATTCTTGTGATACAAGAAAGGCAAAAAAATGggcaagagaaaaaaaaactgaACAAATGCTTTAGTTAGAAACATACATGTCCCCATCTCTTCCCCAGGAACTCATTGTTTGCTATCCCATTTTGTCCGTACATCATAGGTGACATCCAAAATCCCCAAAGCCACCATTTTTTGATGTTTTCTGTAGGCATAAAGCAAAAGATGTTACTACAGAACATAATGTCATAAAGACTAagattgttttgttttgttttgtttattatcTATGATTATTGATACCTTTCGACAAGACGAAACCACTCATGGCAAAAAGGATTGCTAAAGCAAATGATCCAAATGTTAGAGCCACTGTCATTTCTCTACCAACTGCTGCAATAAATCGGAACAACGAAGAAGCCATCTGGTTTACTAGTACAAGAAGAAGGTATTGCCTGAAAAATCTGCATCAAGTAGACACACGAATTAATATCAGTATTTGGTACTAAAAAACTTTGTCCAAAAAATATGAATGTGCTTGAAATATAGTTCTTTGTATTACCTTCCAACAtctggatcaaaaccaatgacaTAGTAGGTTAGGAAGACCCAGACTCCAACTTCCACAAAAGTCATTGGGATTTTGAGGATCCATGCAGGAAGAGCAAATGCCCATGAAGGGAAGAAAAGATGTTCCCTTTGCTTGTAGAAAACAGGAAGCCTTGAAACTACCATAGAAAGCTCAGCCAGACCATTGAACATAATCACCACAACACTGTAGAACAATGCACCTGTGTATATACCTCCATGCGTCACTGAATCTCGGTGCATCTCCGTTCGGAGGAAGATTGTCATTGCAATGATTGCCATTACAGCAAGCTGATGAAGGCAGGATGAAGAAATTAGAAAGTGGATATGAAAAACATGCATTAACTAATTAGACAATGAAGTGAAATTAAACTTTCCAAGTTAGAAGCTTCATACTTGGCAAAGCTTGAAGGTGTAGACGAATGAATTGCGCTTCATAAGTAAATATTCTCTTGCTAAGCAAGCTTTTAGGAGTTCCCATTTTCCAACTCCATATTTTTTGGTTGTCAAAGCAGCAGGGTGGCTCTTAGACTTGTCAAACTCAGTACTAAGTTCATCACCAAGTCTTCTCCCAACATGAAATGATTGAAATGCATCAGCAAACTCTTTGGATGTGACAAATCTATATGGCTGATCTTTGTGAACCCAATATTGTTCTTGATCTTTCCTTGATGTCACCTATAACATAATAATGGTTTGCAAAGTTAAGATCACATAGATGACATAACCTTACCATTTTGGCAAGTAAACATAATTGAAAGGTATAATGATACTACTTACCTCTTGCAAAAAGTCTGCCACACCTTTCCTCTCAGGACATCTAAACCCCATCGATTCGAAAAACTCGAGCACATTTTCACGGGGACCTTGGTACACAATGTGGCTATCAGAGAGTAGAATAATGTCATCAAAGAGATTGTAAGTCTCTGGTGCTGGCTGCAGGAGTGAGATGACGGCGGTTCCCTTGAGAATGTGAACATATTGCTTGAGTGAATTCACAATTTGGAAAGTTGTTGAACTATCCAAACCAGTGGAGATTTCATCCATGAAAAGAGCTTTAGCTGGTCCTACCAGCATCTCCCCTATATTTATATAGCTTATTGTTAGTAAAAAACTCTCAC
This window contains:
- the LOC112758800 gene encoding pleiotropic drug resistance protein 1 — encoded protein: MEGGGSFRIGSSSIWRSSDADEIFSSSFRQEDDEEALKWAAIERLPTVVRLRKGLLASPDGGGVSEIDIKKLGLQEKRELLERLVRIAEEDNEKFLLKLRDRIDRVGIDLPTIEVRFEHMNIEAEVHVGTRALPTFTNFMVNIVDGLLNTLHVLPSRREHINILQDVSGIIKPARMTLLLGPPSSGKTTLLLALAGKLDPKLKFNGKVTYNGHGMNEFVPQRTAAYVSQNDLHIGEMTVRETLAFSARCQGVGPRYDLLAELSRREKEANIKPDPDIDVYMKAVATEGQKANFITDYVLRILGLEVCADTVVGNAMLRGISGGQRKRVTTGEMLVGPAKALFMDEISTGLDSSTTFQIVNSLKQYVHILKGTAVISLLQPAPETYNLFDDIILLSDSHIVYQGPRENVLEFFESMGFRCPERKGVADFLQEVTSRKDQEQYWVHKDQPYRFVTSKEFADAFQSFHVGRRLGDELSTEFDKSKSHPAALTTKKYGVGKWELLKACLAREYLLMKRNSFVYTFKLCQLAVMAIIAMTIFLRTEMHRDSVTHGGIYTGALFYSVVVIMFNGLAELSMVVSRLPVFYKQREHLFFPSWAFALPAWILKIPMTFVEVGVWVFLTYYVIGFDPDVGRFFRQYLLLVLVNQMASSLFRFIAAVGREMTVALTFGSFALAILFAMSGFVLSKENIKKWWLWGFWMSPMMYGQNGIANNEFLGKRWGHVLPGSNETLGIQVLKSRGFFTQSYWYWIAVGALIGYTLIFNFGYILALTYLDPLGKHQSVKSEESKSNEENDGSKKGSNALKFLRHSFSHHSNRVVNGESVSGSITPHNRRGMVLPFEPHSITFDEVTYAVDMPQAMKDRGVVEDRLVLLKGVSGAFRPGVLTALMGVTGAGKTTLMDVLAGRKTGGYIGGSITVSGYPKKQETFARISGYCEQNDIHSPNVTVYESLLYSAWLRLSPDIDAKTRKMFIEEVMELVELKPLRHALVGLPGISGLSTEQRKRLTIAVELVANPSIIFMDEPTSGLDARAAAIVMRTVRNTVDTGRTVVCTIHQPSIDIFESFDELLLMKQGGQEIYVGPLGHHSSTLINYFEGIQGVNKIKDGYNPATWMLEVTNSAKEHELGIDFSEVYKKSDLYRRNKELIKELSTPAPGSKDLYFPTQFSRSFFTQCLACLWKQHWSYWRNPLYTAIRFLYSTAVALVLGSMFWDLGSTIKKQQDLSNAMGSMYAAVLLIGIKNANAVQPVVAVERTVFYRERAAGMYSALPYAFAQVLIEVPYVLSQALVYGIIVYAMIGFEWTVTKVFWYLFFMYFTFLYFTYYGMMSVAMTPNQHISTIVASAFYSVWNLFSGFIIPRPSIPIWWRWYYWLNPVAWSLYGLVASQYGDLQGSIESNDGSKPKIEDFLRHYFGFRHDFLGVVAAVVVGFGALFAFSFAISVKTFNFQRR